CAGTTAGAATGGAAGTACATAATTCTAAACAACAACAGGGTGAAAATAGAGGGGAAATAATTATTAGAGTAAAAACCCCGGATATTGGTGATGCTTATGAACAAATTCCTTGTATTACAGAAGGTGATTATGTGGAAATTGCCTTTAACTCCCGTTATATAATGGATGTGCTGAGAATTATAAAAACAGACAATACAGAAATAAAATTAAATGAAAATCTTAATCCCGCAATGATTAAACCATTAGATAAAGACAATTTTTATAGTTATATATTAATGCCGGTTAGAATGGATTGAATAAAGAAAGGGAAATCATTTGAATGTTAAAAAAATACGGCTGATTAATTTTAGAAACATCCTGGATTTATCAGTTGATTTTGATAATTCTCTTAATATATTTATAGGAAATAATGCCCAGGGGAAAACAAATTTAGTTGAATCAATATTTACTTTAATGAAAGGAAAATCTTACCGGACAACCAATGATGAAAATTTAATTAATTGGAATGAAAATAAAAGTTATATTTTAGGTGAGGTACAAAAAAAAGAAGAGAATTATAAAATTAGTATTTTACTGCAAAATATAGGTAATGATGATAAACAAACTGTAAAATTAAAAAAAGTAATTAAAATAAATAAAAAATATCAAAGAAGAGATGATTTATTTAAAAAATTTAATCCGGTAATCTTTACACCTGAGGATCTTCAAATTATAAAAAGTACCCCTTTAATCCGAAGAAAGTTTTTAGATGAAGTAATTATTAGTATTAATTTGGTTTATAATAAATATTTAAGGAACTATAATAGAATTTTATATCAGAGGAATACATTATTAAAAAGTGGGAAAAATATAAATAAAATCGATAAACAGTTAATAATATGGGATCAGAAAATTATAGAATTAGGCACTATAATTATTTTAAATAGAATTAAAACTCTTCAAAAAATTAATAAAAAAGCAAAGATTTTTCATCAGATGATGACAGAAAATAAAGAAACTATTAAACTTAAATATAACAGTAATGTATTAGAAGATTACACTGATGATAAAGAAGAAATTTATAAAATAATTGAAAATAAATTAAAAGAATCCCGCGAAAAAGACTTTCAGTTAAAGATGACTACTATTGGACCTCACAGAGATGATTATTATATTATGAATAATACAATTAATTTAGGTGTTTATGGTTCTCAGGGACAACAACGTACAGCTGCTCTATCATTAAAACTTGCCGAACTTGAACTTCTTAAGGAACAGGAAAATGAATATCCTGTTTTACTGTTAGATGATGTTATGTCTGAGCTTGATCCGGAAAGAAGATTTTTTCTATTAAAATTAATAACGGAAAGATCTGTGCAAACATTTATAACTAATATTATTTTAGATGAGTTAAAAGAACTGGAAGTTGTAAATAATCTGAAAATATTTAAAATTAAAAATGGAATGATTGAAGGATAATGAAAAATAGTTTACCTAAGCATATTGGAGAAATTATTCAAGTTTATTTAAAAGAACAAAATTGGACACAAAGGATTAACGGTTATAATATATTTCAGTCATGGGAAGAGTTTATACCGAAAAAAATTGCACAAAATACCAGGCCTATTAAAATTCAGGATAACACTCTGTTTATCAGGGTTAAAAACCACGTATGGGCGAATGAATTAAGAATTAGAAAAGGAGAATTTTTAAATTTAGTAAATAAGAATATTGGTAATAATACTACAATAAATGAAATAATAATCAGAATTGATACTAAATATTTTGTTGAAAAAAATAAAGAGTAAATAGAATTAAGATACTTTAATATAAGTATATTAAGATACTTTAATATAAATAAAAGAATATATAATATATAAAAATATAATCTTTTAGCATACTTTATTGACAAATGTACTATTATATAGTATTATATTTAACATTAAGCTACTAAATATATTGCATAATGATAAGCCGTGGCTGACTGTCACGGTTTAATTTTGTTTGTTGGAGAATGAAATAGATGGTTAAAAACAACTTACCTAATCAACATAAATATACCGCCAAAGAAATACAAGTTTTAGAGGGCCTTGATGCTGTTAGAAAAAGACCGGGAATGTATATTGGAAGTACAGGTAGTAGAGGCTTACATCATCTTGTTGATGAAGTGGTGGATAATAGTATTGACGAAGCAATGTCCGGTTACTGCAGTAAAATCAAAGTTATAATTCACCAGGATAATAGTATTACTGTAATTGATGATGGCCGCGGAATACCGGTGGATATACATAAAAATACTAAATTGCCGGGAGTTACAACTGTTCTTACTAAACTACATGCCGGAGGAAAATTTGGAAGCGGGAGTTATCAGGTTTCAGGAGGACTTCATGGTGTAGGCGTTTCAGTAGTAAATGCTCTTTCGGAATGGTTAGAAGTAACAGTCAGCAGAGATAATAAAATATATAGACAGAAATTTGAAAGAGGGAAGCCAGTTGATGAGCTGACTGTAATAGGGAAAACAAACAAAACTGGAACTCAAATTACTTATCTTCCGGATTCAGAAATATTTGATGATATAGTTATAAATTTTGATATTGTTTCTCATCGTTTAAAAGAACTAGCTTTTCTCAATGCAGGTGTGAAGATTGATTTAATAGATGAAAGAGACAATAATAGAACGGTTACTTATAAATATGAAGGCGGAATTATTGAATTTGTTAAATATCTTAATAAAAATAGAGATGTTTTATATAATAAACCTTTCTATATTAGTGGCAAAAAGGATGATATAGAAGTAGAAATAGCTATTCAGTACAATACAGGTTTTTTAGAAAACATACTTTCTTTTGCAAATAATATTCATACTGAAGAGGGTGGTACCCACTTATCAGGATTTAAAACTGCCTTAACAAAGACAATTAATGATTATGCCAAAAATGATAATATACCCAATCAGAAGAAATATTCTCTGAAAGGTACTGACCAAAACCTTTCCGGAGACGATATTAGAGAGGGTTTAACAGCTGTAATTAGTGTAAAATTACTTAATCCCCAATTTGAAGGTCAGACTAAAACAAAATTAGGAAATAGTGAAGTAAAAGGTATTGTATTTTCAATAGTAAATGAAAAACTCAGCACTTATTTTATTGAAAATCCTGATATAATTCAGAAGATATTAGCAAAGTCGATATCTGCTTTAAAGGCACGTGAGGCTGCAAAAAGAGCGCGGGAACTGGTTAGACAAAAAAATGGACTGGGACTCGGTTCATTACCGGGAAAACTTGCTGACTGCTCGGAAAAAGACCCTTTACACAGGGAAATATTTATAGTAGAAGGAGATTCAGCAGGAGGTTCGGCAAAACAGGGCAGGGATAGAAGGTTTCAGGCTATTTTACCTCTGAGAGGTAAAATATTAAATGTTGAAAAAGCACGTTTGCACAAAATATTAGCAAATAATGAAATTAAAGCACTTGTTACTGCATCAGGCGTACAAATTGGAGATGATAGTGAATTTGATTTATCCCAGTTAAGATACCATAAAATTATTATTATGACTGATGCTGATGTAGACGGAGAACATATCAAAACTTTGTTATTGACTTTTTTTTATCGCTATATGAGACCTTTGATTGAAAAAGGAAAAATATATATTGCGAGACCACCTTTATATAAACTATCATATGGAAAGAAAAACGAGTATCTCTTTTCAGATGAGGAATTGAACAAAAAAACAAAAGAATTAAATGGCAATTATTCAATTCAGAGGTATAAAGGACTTGGAGAAATGAATCCATCCCAATTATGGGATACTA
The sequence above is drawn from the Atribacterota bacterium genome and encodes:
- the recF gene encoding DNA replication/repair protein RecF → MNVKKIRLINFRNILDLSVDFDNSLNIFIGNNAQGKTNLVESIFTLMKGKSYRTTNDENLINWNENKSYILGEVQKKEENYKISILLQNIGNDDKQTVKLKKVIKINKKYQRRDDLFKKFNPVIFTPEDLQIIKSTPLIRRKFLDEVIISINLVYNKYLRNYNRILYQRNTLLKSGKNINKIDKQLIIWDQKIIELGTIIILNRIKTLQKINKKAKIFHQMMTENKETIKLKYNSNVLEDYTDDKEEIYKIIENKLKESREKDFQLKMTTIGPHRDDYYIMNNTINLGVYGSQGQQRTAALSLKLAELELLKEQENEYPVLLLDDVMSELDPERRFFLLKLITERSVQTFITNIILDELKELEVVNNLKIFKIKNGMIEG
- a CDS encoding DUF721 domain-containing protein, with product MKNSLPKHIGEIIQVYLKEQNWTQRINGYNIFQSWEEFIPKKIAQNTRPIKIQDNTLFIRVKNHVWANELRIRKGEFLNLVNKNIGNNTTINEIIIRIDTKYFVEKNKE
- the gyrB gene encoding DNA topoisomerase (ATP-hydrolyzing) subunit B, producing MVKNNLPNQHKYTAKEIQVLEGLDAVRKRPGMYIGSTGSRGLHHLVDEVVDNSIDEAMSGYCSKIKVIIHQDNSITVIDDGRGIPVDIHKNTKLPGVTTVLTKLHAGGKFGSGSYQVSGGLHGVGVSVVNALSEWLEVTVSRDNKIYRQKFERGKPVDELTVIGKTNKTGTQITYLPDSEIFDDIVINFDIVSHRLKELAFLNAGVKIDLIDERDNNRTVTYKYEGGIIEFVKYLNKNRDVLYNKPFYISGKKDDIEVEIAIQYNTGFLENILSFANNIHTEEGGTHLSGFKTALTKTINDYAKNDNIPNQKKYSLKGTDQNLSGDDIREGLTAVISVKLLNPQFEGQTKTKLGNSEVKGIVFSIVNEKLSTYFIENPDIIQKILAKSISALKAREAAKRARELVRQKNGLGLGSLPGKLADCSEKDPLHREIFIVEGDSAGGSAKQGRDRRFQAILPLRGKILNVEKARLHKILANNEIKALVTASGVQIGDDSEFDLSQLRYHKIIIMTDADVDGEHIKTLLLTFFYRYMRPLIEKGKIYIARPPLYKLSYGKKNEYLFSDEELNKKTKELNGNYSIQRYKGLGEMNPSQLWDTTMNPETRMVKRVDLTDVLEADEMFTILMGGKVEPRKEFIYQHSAEVQELDI